From a single Brassica oleracea var. oleracea cultivar TO1000 chromosome C5, BOL, whole genome shotgun sequence genomic region:
- the LOC106295549 gene encoding WD repeat-containing protein 48 — protein sequence MHRVASSGSNGGSVRARKEKKLTYVLNDANDTQHCAGVNCLDVLKSSVSSDQSFLFTGSRDGTLKRWSFDEDAPLCSATFESHVDWVNDAALAGDSTLVSCSSDTTVKTWDSLSDGVCTRTLRQHSDYVICLAVAAQNCNVVASGGLGGEVFIWDIEAALSPVTKANDSMEDSSSNGANGIGSSQPVASLRNVGSSNNISVQSSPSHGYAPTVAKGHKESVYALAMNDTGTTLVSGGTEKVLRVWDPRTGSKSMKLRGHTDNVRVLLLDSTGRFCLSGSSDSMIRLWDLGQQRCLHTYAVHTDSVWALACTSSFTHVYSGGRDQSLYLTDLGTRESVLLCTKEHPIQQLALQDDSIWVATTDSSVERWPAEVQSPQKVFQRGGSFLAGNLSFNRARVSLEGLNPPPAYKEPLVTIPGSHPIVQHEILNNKRQILTKDAAGSVKLWNITKGVVVEDFGKISFEEKKEELFEMVSIPSWFTVDTRLGCLSVHLETPQCFSAEMYSADLKVSGRPEDDKINLSRETLKGLMGHWLAKKKHKPKPQASASGDILSAKDSKKNLTASKTEDSSAANDPVYPPFEFPSVSPPSIITEGSQGGPWRKKITEFTGTEDEKDFPLWCLDAVLNNRLPPRENTKLSFFLHPCEGSNVQVVTLGKLSAPRILRVHKVTNYVVEKMVLDSPLDSLAIDGGPQPLFAGNGLLPSGSKPWQKLKPSIEILCNNQVLAPEMSLATVRVYIWKKPEDLILNYRVAIAR from the exons ATGCACCGGGTTGCAAGTTCCGGGAGTAATGGCGGTTCTGTCCGCGCTCGCAAAGAGAAGAAGCTTACTTATGTCTTAAACGATGCCAACGACACTCAG CACTGTGCTGGCGTTAATTGCTTGGATGTGTTGAAATCGTCTGTTTCCAGTGATCAGAGTTTCCTTTTCACTGGAAGTCGTGACGGTACACTCAAGAGGTGGTCGTTTGATGAAGATGCGCCTCTTTGCTCTGCTACGTTCGAGTCTCATGTTGATTGG GTGAATGACGCTGCTTTGGCTGGTGATAGCACTCTTGTTTCTTGTTCTTCAGACACTACGGTCAAG ACATGGGATAGCTTATCAGATGGAGTTTGTACGAGGACTCTCCGTCAGCACTCTGACTATGTTATTTGTTTGGCAGTTGCGGCACAAAAT TGCAATGTTGTTGCATCTGGTGGCCTTGGTGGGGAGGTTTTTATATGGGATATTGAAGCCGCTTTATCACCAGTTACGAAAGCTAATGATTCGATGGAAGATAGTTCCTCAAATGGTGCAAATGGTATTGGGAGCTCTCAGCCCGTTGCAAGTTTAAGAAATGTTGGTTCCAGCAACAATATCTCTGTGCAGTCATCACCATCCCATGGGTACGCACCAACAGTTGCCAAAGGCCATAAGGAGTCTGTCTATGCTTTGGCGATGAATGATACGGGGACGACGCTCGTCTCTGGTGGAACAGAGAAG GTTTTACGTGTCTGGGACCCTAGAACTGGTTCAAAAAGTATGAAGCTGAGGGGGCATACAGATAATGTCAGAGTGCTGCTTCTGGACTCGACTGGCAG GTTTTGCTTGTCTGGGTCCTCTGATTCTATGATAAG ACTTTGGGATCTAGGTCAGCAGCGATGTCTTCATACCTATGCGGTGCATACAGATTCTGTTTGGGCGCTTGCATGCACTTCATCGTTTACTCATGTTTATAGCGGTGGAAGAGACCAATCT TTATACTTGACAGACTTGGGAACAAGAGAGAGCGTTTTGCTGTGCACTAAGGAACATCCGATTCAGCAACTAGCTTTGCAAGATGATAGTATATGGGTTGCAACAACAGACTCCTCTGTAGAGAGATGGCCCGCCGAAGTTCAGAGTCCTCAAAAGGTCTTTCAGCGAGGTGGCTCTTTCTTGGCTGGGAACTTGTCTTTTAATAGGGCGAGAGTGTCATTGGAAGGACTAAATCCT CCCCCTGCCTACAAGGAGCCGTTAGTGACTATTCCTGGAAGCCACCCGATTGTGCAGCATGAGATTCTGAATAACAAAAGGCAAATTTTAACCAAG GACGCAGCTGGCTCAGTGAAGCTGTGGAATATAACTAAGGGTGTTGTGGTTGAGGACTTCGGGAAG ATATCATTTGAAGAGAAGAAAGAAGAACTATTTGAAATG GTAAGCATTCCATCATGGTTTACTGTGGACACACGACTTGGGTGCTTATCCGTTCATCTTGAGACTCCACAATGCTTCTCTGCTGAGATGTATTCAGCTGACCTCAAAGTTTCCGGGCGACCTGAAGATGATAAG ATTAATCTATCCCGTGAAACACTGAAAGGCCTGATGGGTCATTGGCTAGCGAAGAAGAAGCACAAACCAAAACCCCAAGCTTCTGCCTCTGGAGATATTCTATCCGCAAAAGACTCCAAAAAGAATCTGACTGCATCCAAAACTGAAGACAGCAGTGCAGCGAATGATCCGGTGTATCCTCCCTTTGAGTTTCCTTCTGTCTCCCCTCCGTCCATCATTACCGAGGGCTCTCAAGGAGGTCCATGGAGGAAGAAGATAACTGAGTTTACCGGAACTGAAGATGAGAAGGACTTCCCCTTGTGGTGCCTTGATGCCGTCTTGAACAATCGCCTTCCTCCTAGAGAAAATACAAA ATTAAGCTTCTTCCTGCATCCATGTGAAGGCTCAAATGTGCAGGTGGTCACACTAGGGAAACTTAGTGCACCTCGGATCTTAAGAGTTCACAAG GTTACCAATTACGTTGTGGAAAAGATGGTTCTTGACAGTCCGTTGGATAGTTTAGCTATCGATGGAGGACCACAGCCTCTGTTTGCAGGAAATGGACTGCTACCGTCTGGATCAAAGCCTTGGCAGAAACTCAAACCTTCCATTGAGATCTTATGCAATAACCAG GTCTTAGCTCCAGAGATGAGTTTGGCAACTGTGAGGGTATATATATGGAAGAAACCTGAGGATCTAATCCTCAACTACAGGGTGGCTATAGCTAGATAA
- the LOC106295029 gene encoding uncharacterized protein LOC106295029, whose protein sequence is MFLHSYSTSTLSLSSSVAFLSSSSPTMQKGIFVSVPVLVLSVSFAAAVIFLLSSSCSCPSSVSSPNDVGVSVSDVRLEERISPTREDIEWVRDLIRSNGLRMQKNELRKGINPRTRDQQLADLIQYKGISHYEGEEEANNHTALPCPGELLVEQHHSNYGEPWAGGRDVFEFLAQSSNLKPNSRVLEIGCGTLRVGLHFIRYLNPTHFHCLEKDELSLMAALRYELPSQGLLRKRPLILRGDDMEFSKFGLDTAYDLIYASAVFLHMPDKLVWTGLERLVEKLKPYDGRIFVSHNVKFCSRLGGDECAKKLASLGLEYLGKQTHDSLLFNHYEIWFGFRRVKP, encoded by the exons ATGTTTCTCCACTCATATTCCACTAGTACTCTCTCTCTCTCTTCATCAGTGGCGTTTCTCTCCTCTTCTTCGCCGACGATGCAGAAAGGAATATTCGTTAGCGTTCCGGTTCTTGTGCTCTCCGTGTCCTTCGCTGCTGCTGTCATCTTCCTCCTCTCCTCCTCCTGCTCCTGTCCTTCTTCTGTTTCTTCTCCAAACGACGTCGGTGTAAGCGTTAGTGACGTGAGATTAGAGGAGAGGATATCTCCGACGCGAGAGGATATAGAGTGGGTTAGAGATCTGATTAGATCCAACGGTTTGCGTATGCAGAAGAATGAGCTCAGGAAAGGGATTAATCCTCGCACTAGAGATCAACAACTTGCAGATCTGATTCA GTACAAGGGCATATCCCATTACGAAGGAGAAGAAGAAGCAAACAACCACACAGCTCTCCCATGCCCCGGTGAGTTACTAGTCGAGCAGCATCACAGCAACTACGGCGAGCCGTGGGCAGGTGGACGCGACGTATTCGAGTTCTTAGCCCAATCATCCAACCTCAAACCAAACTCTCGCGTCCTCGAAATAGGGTGCGGCACCTTACGCGTGGGTTTGCACTTCATCCGCTATCTCAACCCCACACACTTCCACTGCCTCGAAAAAGACGAGCTCTCTCTGATGGCTGCGTTGAGGTACGAGCTCCCATCTCAAGGTCTTCTCCGCAAACGGCCTCTTATACTCAGAGGAGATGATATGGAGTTCAGCAAGTTTGGGTTAGATACAGCTTATGATCTGATATACGCTAGTGCGGTGTTTCTCCACATGCCTGATAAGCTCGTGTGGACTGGTCTTGAGAGGCTGGTGGAGAAGCTAAAGCCTTACGATGGGAGGATCTTCGTGTCGCATAATGTGAAGTTTTGCTCGAGGTTAGGTGGAGACGAGTGTGCAAAGAAGCTAGCGAGTTTGGGACTTGAGTATCTTGGTAAACAGACGCATGATAGCTTGCTGTTTAATCACTACGAGATCTGGTTTGGGTTTAGACGGGTGAAACCATAA